Proteins encoded in a region of the Xylocopa sonorina isolate GNS202 chromosome 11, iyXylSono1_principal, whole genome shotgun sequence genome:
- the Mrpl19 gene encoding mitochondrial ribosomal protein L19, translated as MIVSSRLLSYKMWRKLIFVKALGKESKAFSTVAQTKQQTVDKNESQQLANEKSSDSMSFANYRFLYPEFLPDPNPLYRNSMREKLERMDMLARRSVLNIPEFYVGSILAVTYSEPHAIGKVNRFVGICILREGTGLRAAFILRNAINGEGIEVRYDLYDPAIQKVDCLRLEKRLDDQLLYLRDAPIEYSTFPFDMKPEPISGTVPVNKLQVPLNPQPWLEKWERKNMKGIRDIIVNEKRQKKAAAAAKPWEKYDLMKIYRETIPEEEQMEIFSDVYTDLRHLEVQKSVLKRKRILEKPKRTV; from the exons ATGATCGTTTCCTCAAGATTGCTGTCCTATAAAATGTggagaaaattaatttttgtgAAAGCATTAG GCAAAGAATCTAAAGCTTTTTCGACAGTCGCACAAACGAAACAGCAAACAGTAGACAAAAATGAATCTCAACAGCTGGCCAACGAAAAATCGTCTGATTCCATGTCTTTTGCAAATTATAGATTTCTGTACCCTGAATTTTTACCAGATCCTAATCCGTTGTATCGTAATAGCATGAGAGAGAAATTAGAACGCATGGATATGTTGGCAAGGAGATCGGTATTAAATATTCCAGAGTTTTATGTTGGCTCTATATTAGCGGTAACATATTCTGAACCACATGCGATCGGAAAAGTAAACAGATTTGTTGGTATATGCATATTAAGAGAGGGTACTGGATTAAGAGCCGCATTTATTTTAAGAAACGCTATTAATGGAGAAGGTATAGAAGTACGCTACGACTTATATGATCCAGCTATTCAGAAAGTAGACTGTTTAAG GTTAGAAAAAAGATTAGACGATCAGTTACTTTATCTCAGAGATGCACCAATAGAATATAGCACATTTCCTTTCGATATGAAACCAGAACCAATATCTGGAACTGTTCCAGTGAATAAACTTCAAGTTCCTCTTAATCCTCAACCATGGTTGGAAAAATGGGAACGTAAAAATATGAAAGGTATTAGAGATATAATTGTTAATGAAAAACGGCAAAAGAAGGCAGCTGCTGCTGCTAAACCATGGGAGAAATATGATTTGATGAAGATTTATAG GGAAACCATTCCAGAGGAAGAACAAATGGAAATATTTTCAGATGTATACACAGACCTTCGTCATTTGGAAGTACAGAAAAGTGTATTAAAGCGCAAACGTATCTTAGAGAAACCAAAGAGGACTGTATAA
- the LOC143428767 gene encoding uncharacterized protein LOC143428767 — protein sequence MIESITLELRPRLQICNAFICLSKKVNTRKIEMKLSEESIRIITENNTVTFLIQFIKIIPNSLSTLNVTNNWICFRVQTKSDSILGSFKTQVITNLTFDFNSLKAFVKSIKLSNTDVYNVMCTCCKNILSEDMYIKRVLPIPDENYDSSEWFCCKHNHTSTAHNLVPLESDIFYGSHFFIIHTNLFNCNLKKDNGTVVCNRCLQYLGKIHTGSSIKLWSCSVDYNLSNNLEIKHATDPFNDFLVAITTTMTGIFGEEIVLQCFLGEETHSLILKPMDWHLNLMTEPKTKLQNTVTLQRVSVVKVLYKYERNRSISDSVYKSYCEVSFLVIKAGLEHLLMSTKRFPQPHRTTSDFYIGHVYLENLPN from the coding sequence ATGATAGAATCTATAACATTGGAACTAAGACCTAGACTTCAAATATGCAATGCTTTTATTTGTTTAAGTAAAAAAGTAAACAccagaaaaattgaaatgaaacTTTCGGAAGAAAGCATACGAATAATCACAGAAAATAATACAGTAACATTTTTAATACAATTCATAAAAATAATACCAAATTCACTATCGACATTAAATGTTACGAACAATTGGATTTGTTTTCGAGTACAAACAAAATCTGATTCTATTCTTGGATCTTTTAAAACACAAGTAATTACCAATTTAACATTTGACTTTAATTCATTAAAAGCTTTTGTGAAAAGCATTAAGTTGTCCAATACAGATGTGTATAATGTAATGTGTACTTGTTGCAAAAATATTCTCTCTGAAGATATGTATATTAAGAGAGTATTACCGATACCAGATGAAAATTATGATTCGAGCGAATGGTTTTGTTGTAAACACAATCATACTAGTACCGCGCACAATTTAGTACCATTAGAATCTGATATTTTCTACGGTTCACATTTCTTCATCATCCATACAAATTTATTTAACTGTAATTTAAAAAAAGACAATGGTACTGTAGTTTGTAATAGATGTTTACAATATTTGGGGAAAATTCACACGGGTAGTTCAATTAAATTGTGGAGTTGTTCTGTGGACTACAACTTATCAAATAACTTGGAAATAAAACACGCAACAGATCCCTTTAATGATTTCTTAGTAGCCATTACAACTACAATGACTGGCATATTTGGTGAAGAAATAGTTCTACAATGTTTTCTAGGGGAAGAAACTCACTCTCTCATCTTAAAACCAATGGACTGGCATTTAAATTTAATGACTGAGCCTAAAACAAAGTTACAAAACACTGTAACTTTACAAAGAGTGTCAGTTGTTAAAGTGTTATATAAATATGAAAGAAATAGAAGCATTTCTGACTCCGTATATAAATCGTATTGTGAAGTAAGTTTTTTAGTAATAAAAGCAGGTTTGGAACACTTGCTAATGTCAACAAAACGATTTCCACAACCTCATAGAACTACATCTGACTTTTATATTGGACATGTATACTTGGAAAACCTTCCAAATTGA
- the Ero1l gene encoding endoplasmic reticulum oxidoreductin-1-like protein: MFRILIILTVLLPSIVHSNYFGTNNEKNDQCFCKLKGSIDDCSCNVDTVDYFNNMKIYPRLQSLLVRDYFRFYKVNLKQECPFWTDDSKCAMRYCHVQPCQDEDIPDGLKGDMLRNIHFNESPVDKYRARAQFDDCLHSAKDHNRELGYLNTTISSENYKDFELWQRYDDAQDNFCVEESSPGEYVDLLLNPERYTGYKGPSAHRIWHTIYMENCFRPENSPHNFIQSSKINGMCLEKRVFYRVISGLHASINIHLCSKYLLLSKDTLAIVPGGQWGPNLQEFQKRFSPQETGGEGPNWLRNLYFTYLLELRALAKAAPYLGREEYYTGNKEHDRDTRLAMNDILSIVKSFPEHFNESVMFTGGAEAQLLKEQFRQHFRNISRIMDCVGCDKCKLWGKLQTHGLGTALKILFSGKFDRWESTLNKFNKKKFFLERSEIVALINAFGRLSESIFELDKFRQMMR; encoded by the exons ATGTTTCGAATATTAATAATACTTACGGTGCTTTTACCTTCCATTGTACATTCCAATTATTTTGGAACGAATAATGAAAAGAACGATCAATGCTTCTGTAAG tTGAAAGGATCTATCGATGACTGCAGTTGCAATGTGGATACAGTTGATTATTTTAATAATATGAAAATTTATCCAAGACTCCAGAGTCTTCTAGTCAGAGATTATTTTCGTTTCTATAAAGTGAATTTAAAACAAGAATGTCCTTTTTGGACTGATGATAGTAAATGTGCTATGAGATATTGTCATGTACAACCTTGTCAAGAT GAAGATATTCCAGATGGTTTAAAGGGAGATATGTTAAGGAATATTCATTTTAATGAAAGTCCTGTTGATAAATATAGAGCCAGAGCACAATTTGATGATTGCTTGCATAGTGCCAAAGATCATAATAGAGAACTTGGTTACTTAAATACAACAATTAG TTCAGAAAATTACAAAGATTTTGAATTATGGCAGCGATATGACGATGCTCAAGATAATTTTTGTGTAGAAGAATCTAGTCCTGGAGAATATGTAGATCTCTTGTTAAATCCTGAACGATACACAGGCTATAAAGGGCCTAGCGCACATAGAATATGGCATACTATTTATATGGAAAACTGTTTTAG ACCCGAGAATTCGCCACATAATTTTATCCAGTCTTCAAAAATAAATG GAATGTGTTTGGAAAAGAGAGTTTTCTATCGCGTTATATCAGGTCTTCATGCcagcattaatattcatttgtgtTCAAAATATTTGCTGTTGTCAAAAGATACCTTGGCAATTGTACCTGGTGGTCAATGGGGTCCTAATTTACAAGAATTTCAGAAAAGATTTTCACCTCAGGAGACTGGAGGTGAAGGTCCAAATTGGTTAAGAAATTTGTACTTCACTTATCTGCTTGAATTAAGAGCATTGGCAAAAGCTGCACCGTATTTAGGGAGAGAAGAATACTATACTGGTAATAAAGAACACGACAGAGACACCCGTTTAGCAATGAATGATATTTTAAGCATTGTTAA ATCATTTCCTGAACATTTCAAtgagagtgtcatgtttactggCGGAGCTGAGGCTCAATTATTGAAAGAACAATTTAGGCAGCATTTTAGAAATATATCGCGAATAATGGACTGTGTTGGGTGCGATAAATGTAAATTATGGGGGAAGCTTCAGACACATGGTTTGGGTACAGCATTGAAAATTTTATTCTCTGGAAAATTCGATAGATGGGAATCGACATTGAATAAGTTTAATAAGAAAAAATTTTTCTTAGAAAGAAGTGAAATTGTTGCCCTCATAAATGCTTTTGGAAG ACTGTCGGAAAGTATCTTTGAGTTGGATAAATTTAGACAAATGATGAGATAG
- the LOC143428987 gene encoding oxysterol-binding protein-related protein 9 isoform X1, translated as MSTMEGSLSKWTNVVNGWQYRWFVLDDNAGLLSYYTSKEKMMRGARRGCVRLRGAIIGIDDEDDSTFTITTSSYKDDPKTFHFQTRNAEERERWIRALEDTILRHSHARWDPKKSPPKQDFDRKVAEADAYLQLLIDQIKLIETKQRTVATEDEEKQQKYAAVLTQANAMLNSVKHTIVQLQIAKNTAIPVNGIYRGPTDSIHVSSPLSHVAAREPEATVQTGIELGSECVEPRLSTLPNAVVDRGLPVPEFSYSSSDEDEDYYDAADEMSPPAIQNHITLRRRDSERSQTHADVSSENRKQPPLPPTKGDGSVDYDALYEEESETEMDSMESHGSVVTHLLSQVKIGMDLTKVALPTFILERRSLLEMYADYFTHPDQFVSIADMPTPKDRMVQVVRWYLCSFHAGRKSGVAKKPYNPILGEIFRCHWDIPNDTVDNSNDTKVVIEGPVPWCKESQLSFIAEQVSHHPPISAFYAEHYAKKISFGAHVWTKSKFLGLSIGVHNVGKGWVNVLQHGEEYVLTFPNGYGRSILTVPWIELGGTANIHCMQTGYHAAIEFLTKPFYGGKRNRITCQITQPGDKKPFVVINGEWSGAMEAKWADGRTEVFADVKELHTQRKLVKPVCEQEEHESRKVWRDVTVGLRINDMEKATAAKYAIEQKQRDEARFRKENNTHWQTKLFKETKDGGWVYIKPLAERLHSCSNQVAA; from the exons ATGTCGACGATGGAAGGTTCACTTAGCAAATGGACAAATGTTGTTAATGGATGGCAGTATCGTTGGTTCGTTTTAGACGATAACGCTGGCCTTTTGTCGTATTACACG AGTAAAGAGAAAATGATGAGAGGAGCTCGTAGAGGATGTGTACGTTTAAGAGGTGCTATTATTGGTATCGACGATGAAGATGATAGTACGTTTACAATTACTACATCATCGTACAAAGATGATCCAAAAACATTTCATTTTCAAACACGAAATGCAGAAGAAAGAGAACGTTGGATTCGTGCTTTAGAAGATACTATATTACGTCACTCGCATGCT AGATGGGATCCTAAAAAATCTCCTCCAAAGCAAGACTTTGATCGTAAAGTAGCCGAAGCAGATGCTTATCTTCAATTGTTAATCGatcaaataaaattaatcgagACAAAACAGAGAACTGTTGCTACAGAAGACGAAGAAAAGCAACAAAAATATGCAGCAGTACTGACCCAAGCCAATGCAATGCTTAATTCGGTTAAACATACAATTGTTCAATTACAAATTGCTAAG AACACAGCAATACCTGTAAATGGAATATATAGAGGGCCTACTGATTCGATACACGTGTCATCTCCTTTATCCCATG TTGCTGCTAGAGAACCAGAAGCAACTGTACAGACTGGTATCGAATTAGGCTCTGAATGTGTAGAACCAAGATTATCTACGTTGCCTAATG CTGTTGTGGATAGAGGTCTCCCCGTACCAGAATTTTCTTATTCATCTTCGGACGAAGACGAAGATTATTATGATGCAGCAGATGAAATGTCACCTCCTGCCATACAAAATCATATAACTCT TAGAAGGCGAGATAGTGAACGCTCGCAAACACACGCAGATGTATCGAGTGAAAATCGAAAACAACCACCGTTGCCTCCTACAAAAGGTGATGGATCTGTTGACTATGATG CTCTTTACGAAGAGGAAAGTGAAACAGAAA TGGATTCCATGGAATCCCATGGATCTGTTGTGACTCATCTTTTATCTCAAGTAAAAATTGGTATGGATTTAACAAAAGTAGCATTACCTACATTTATTTTGGAGCGTAGGTCACTCCTTGAAATGTACGCAGATTACTTTACCCATCCAGACCAGTTTGTAAG cATAGCAGATATGCCTACTCCTAAAGATAGAATGGTTCAAGTTGTTCGTTGGTATTTGTGCAGTTTTCATGCAGGTCGTAAATCAGGTGTAGCTAAAAAACCATATAATCCAATATTAGGTGAAATTTTTCGATGTCATTGGGATATTCCCAATGATACTGTAGATAATTCAAATGATACAAAAGTAGTTATCGAGGGTCCGGTACCCTGGTGTAAGGAGAGTCAACTTTCATTTATCGCAGAACAAGTTTCTCATCACCCTCCGA TAAGTGCATTTTATGCTGAACATTACGCCAAGAAAATTAGTTTTGGAGCACATGTATGGACAAAAAGTAAATTCCTTGGATTAAGCATAGGGGTACATAATGTTGGAAAGGGTTGGGTGAATGTATTACAACACGGAGAAGAATATGTATTGACTTTTCCAAATGGTTATGGTAGATCTATCCTCACTGTTCCATGGATAGAATTGGGAGGAACTGCGAATATACATTGTATGCAAACTGGCTACCATGCTGCTATAGAATTTTTGACGAAACCTTTTTATGGTGGTAAACGTAATCGAATTACGTGTCAAATAACACAACCAGGGGATAAGAAACCATTTGTTGTTATAAACGGAGAATGGAGTGGTGCTATGGAAGCAAAATGGGCTGACGGC AGAACTGAAGTATTTGCGGATGTTAAAGAGCTTCATACTCAGAGGAAATTAGTAAAGCCAGTTTGTGAACAAGAAGAACATGAATCTCGGAAAGTTTGGCGAGACGTAACCGTTGGATTAAGAATTAACGATATGGAAAAAGCGACAGCAGCTAAGTATGCGATTGAGCAGAAACAACGAGACGAGGCACGTTttagaaaagaaaataatacacaTTGGCAAACTAAG CTGTTTAAAGAAACCAAAGACGGTGGTTGGGTATACATAAAACCTCTTGCAGAGAGATTACATTCTTGTTCCAATCAAGTGGCTGCATAA
- the Sra gene encoding RRM_RCAN_like domain containing protein Sra: MEKKHGSSIVEEEELEESENIIINEVDGLPNLHPNYQQLELEFGVEKGHSDVSERSMEDLVHDEDLPTSVIVTNVDPRVFKCDELKCEIENLFKQFGEDATFQYFRSFRRMRVNYSSPSAAANARIQLHQAHFGETNINCYFAQPVTPIDVEDQHLQPPALTKQFLISPPASPPIGWEPREENEPLVNHDLLAAIANLSAGGSHELHPGGSGQPGIIVHVCETTNPMKNVPRI, encoded by the exons ATGGAAAAGAAGCATGGTTCAAGTATAGTGGAAGAAGAGGAACTAGAGGAATcagaaaatataataataaacgaAGTTGACGGATTACCAAATTTGCATCCTAATTATCAGCAACTAGAGCTAGAATTTGGTGTGGAAAAGGGCCATTCCGATGTAAGCGAACGATCTATGGAAGATTTAGTACACGATGAAGATTTACCAACATCAGTTATCGTAACTAATGTAGATCCCAGAGTTTTCAAATGCGACGAGTTAAAG TGCGAAATTGAAAATCTTTTCAAGCAGTTTGGAGAAGACGCAACATTTCAGTATTTCAGATCATTTAGAAGAATGAGAGTAAATTATAGTTCTCCAAGTGCAGCAGCAAATGCAAGGATACAGTTACATCAAGCTCACTTTGGTGAAACTAATATCAATTGTTATTTCGCGCAACCTGTTACCCCAATAG ATGTAGAAGATCAACACCTTCAGCCACCAGCGCTTACTAAACAGTTCCTAATTTCACCGCCTGCTTCGCCACCCATCGGTTGGGAACCTAGAGAGGAAAATGAACCTTTAGTCAATCATGATTTATTGGCAGCTATAGCAAATTTATCTGCAG GAGGTAGTCACGAATTGCATCCTGGAGGTTCAGGGCAACCGGGTATAATTGTACACGTTTGTGAAACAACAAATCCTATGAAAAATGTTCCACGTATTTAA
- the LOC143428987 gene encoding oxysterol-binding protein-related protein 9 isoform X2 has product MSTMEGSLSKWTNVVNGWQYRWFVLDDNAGLLSYYTSKEKMMRGARRGCVRLRGAIIGIDDEDDSTFTITTSSYKDDPKTFHFQTRNAEERERWIRALEDTILRHSHARWDPKKSPPKQDFDRKVAEADAYLQLLIDQIKLIETKQRTVATEDEEKQQKYAAVLTQANAMLNSVKHTIVQLQIAKNTAIPVNGIYRGPTDSIHVSSPLSHVAAREPEATVQTGIELGSECVEPRLSTLPNAVVDRGLPVPEFSYSSSDEDEDYYDAADEMSPPAIQNHITLRRRDSERSQTHADVSSENRKQPPLPPTKGDGSVDYDALYEEESETEMDSMESHGSVVTHLLSQVKIGMDLTKVALPTFILERRSLLEMYADYFTHPDQFVSIADMPTPKDRMVQVVRWYLCSFHAGRKSGVAKKPYNPILGEIFRCHWDIPNDTVDNSNDTKVVIEGPVPWCKESQLSFIAEQVSHHPPISAFYAEHYAKKISFGAHVWTKSKFLGLSIGVHNVGKGWVNVLQHGEEYVLTFPNGYGRSILTVPWIELGGTANIHCMQTGYHAAIEFLTKPFYGGKRNRITCQITQPGDKKPFVVINGEWSGAMEAKWADGRTEVFADVKELHTQRKLVKPVCEQEEHESRKVWRDVTVGLRINDMEKATAAKYAIEQKQRDEARFRKENNTHWQTKTCLLIAV; this is encoded by the exons ATGTCGACGATGGAAGGTTCACTTAGCAAATGGACAAATGTTGTTAATGGATGGCAGTATCGTTGGTTCGTTTTAGACGATAACGCTGGCCTTTTGTCGTATTACACG AGTAAAGAGAAAATGATGAGAGGAGCTCGTAGAGGATGTGTACGTTTAAGAGGTGCTATTATTGGTATCGACGATGAAGATGATAGTACGTTTACAATTACTACATCATCGTACAAAGATGATCCAAAAACATTTCATTTTCAAACACGAAATGCAGAAGAAAGAGAACGTTGGATTCGTGCTTTAGAAGATACTATATTACGTCACTCGCATGCT AGATGGGATCCTAAAAAATCTCCTCCAAAGCAAGACTTTGATCGTAAAGTAGCCGAAGCAGATGCTTATCTTCAATTGTTAATCGatcaaataaaattaatcgagACAAAACAGAGAACTGTTGCTACAGAAGACGAAGAAAAGCAACAAAAATATGCAGCAGTACTGACCCAAGCCAATGCAATGCTTAATTCGGTTAAACATACAATTGTTCAATTACAAATTGCTAAG AACACAGCAATACCTGTAAATGGAATATATAGAGGGCCTACTGATTCGATACACGTGTCATCTCCTTTATCCCATG TTGCTGCTAGAGAACCAGAAGCAACTGTACAGACTGGTATCGAATTAGGCTCTGAATGTGTAGAACCAAGATTATCTACGTTGCCTAATG CTGTTGTGGATAGAGGTCTCCCCGTACCAGAATTTTCTTATTCATCTTCGGACGAAGACGAAGATTATTATGATGCAGCAGATGAAATGTCACCTCCTGCCATACAAAATCATATAACTCT TAGAAGGCGAGATAGTGAACGCTCGCAAACACACGCAGATGTATCGAGTGAAAATCGAAAACAACCACCGTTGCCTCCTACAAAAGGTGATGGATCTGTTGACTATGATG CTCTTTACGAAGAGGAAAGTGAAACAGAAA TGGATTCCATGGAATCCCATGGATCTGTTGTGACTCATCTTTTATCTCAAGTAAAAATTGGTATGGATTTAACAAAAGTAGCATTACCTACATTTATTTTGGAGCGTAGGTCACTCCTTGAAATGTACGCAGATTACTTTACCCATCCAGACCAGTTTGTAAG cATAGCAGATATGCCTACTCCTAAAGATAGAATGGTTCAAGTTGTTCGTTGGTATTTGTGCAGTTTTCATGCAGGTCGTAAATCAGGTGTAGCTAAAAAACCATATAATCCAATATTAGGTGAAATTTTTCGATGTCATTGGGATATTCCCAATGATACTGTAGATAATTCAAATGATACAAAAGTAGTTATCGAGGGTCCGGTACCCTGGTGTAAGGAGAGTCAACTTTCATTTATCGCAGAACAAGTTTCTCATCACCCTCCGA TAAGTGCATTTTATGCTGAACATTACGCCAAGAAAATTAGTTTTGGAGCACATGTATGGACAAAAAGTAAATTCCTTGGATTAAGCATAGGGGTACATAATGTTGGAAAGGGTTGGGTGAATGTATTACAACACGGAGAAGAATATGTATTGACTTTTCCAAATGGTTATGGTAGATCTATCCTCACTGTTCCATGGATAGAATTGGGAGGAACTGCGAATATACATTGTATGCAAACTGGCTACCATGCTGCTATAGAATTTTTGACGAAACCTTTTTATGGTGGTAAACGTAATCGAATTACGTGTCAAATAACACAACCAGGGGATAAGAAACCATTTGTTGTTATAAACGGAGAATGGAGTGGTGCTATGGAAGCAAAATGGGCTGACGGC AGAACTGAAGTATTTGCGGATGTTAAAGAGCTTCATACTCAGAGGAAATTAGTAAAGCCAGTTTGTGAACAAGAAGAACATGAATCTCGGAAAGTTTGGCGAGACGTAACCGTTGGATTAAGAATTAACGATATGGAAAAAGCGACAGCAGCTAAGTATGCGATTGAGCAGAAACAACGAGACGAGGCACGTTttagaaaagaaaataatacacaTTGGCAAACTAAG ACTTGTCTTTTAATAGCTGTTTAA
- the Cul5 gene encoding cullin 5, with protein sequence MSKLYATVPMDKSQFTFEDKWPCMRPTILKLLKQEPVTQAEWQDLFFSVHAVCVWNEKGLKLLDALKEDIMDFIKQAQQRVLAHQEEQALLKAYIVEWRKFFAQCNYLPTPFRQLETSLAGKAPSSVQKKSQPDDIVRKLMLDSWNQSIFGEIKQKLQDSAMRLVRAERNGEAFDSQLVIGVRESYVNLCSNTTDKLQIYRDNFEAAYIEATEAFYWVKAPEQLSLHGVENYMRYADAKLQEEELRAEKYLEPNSASVQLLTDCCVRVLVATFKPAILAECPRMIQHRQTDKLRLMLKLMDRVPEGVGPMLRNLEEHIASAGLADMMAAVDVITQDSEKYVERLLDLFRRFSILVKEAFDDDPRFLTARDKAYKLVVNDATVFRLELPARQSSGIGVTVLNNKPNNNNNGQPESKCPELLANYCDMLLRKTPLSKKLTSDEIESKLKDVLLVLKYVQNKDVFMRYHKAHLTRRLILDTSADSEKEENMVEWLREVGMPADYVNKLARMFQDIKVSQDLNQQFKEQCRAAIADSINIKILNAGAWARGSERVTVSLPLQLEDYIPEVEEFYKKKHSGRKLQWYHHMSNGTITFSNQVGRFDVDVTTFQMAVLFAWNQRPFEKISYENLRLATELPDPELRRTLWSLCAFPKLKRQLLLVEPHAHSPKDFANDTRFWVNQEFAIVKNGKLQKRGKINLIGRLQLSTERSKEEDNQSIVQLRILRVQEAIIKILKMRKKISNAQLQTELVDILKNMFLPSKKMIKEQIEWLIEHKYIRRHDDDINTFVYMA encoded by the exons ATGTCAAAACTTTATGCGACAGTGCCGATG GATAAAAGTCAGTTTACCTTCGAAGATAAATGGCCATGCATGCGACCAACTATTTTAAAACTACTCAAACAAGAACCTGTCACACAAGCAGAATGGCAAGATTTATTTTTTTCCGTTCATGCAGTATGTGTGTGGAATGAGAAAGGTCTTAAATTATTAGACGCACTTAAAGAAGATATAATGGATTTTATAAAACAGGCGCAACAG agAGTTTTAGCACATCAAGAGGAGCAGGCTTTATTGAAAGCATATATAGTTGAATGGAGAAAATTTTTTGCACAATGTAATTATTTACCAACACCATTTAGACAATTAGAAACATCTTTGGCTGGAAAAGCACCATCCAGTGTTCAAAAAAAAAGTCAGCCCGACGATATTGTCAGAAAA TTAATGCTGGATAGTTGGAATCAAAGCATATTCGGAGAGATAAAACAAAAACTTCAAGATTCAGCTATGCGACTTGTTCGTGCTGAAAGAAACGGGGAAGCATTTGATTCACAACTTGTTATAGGTGTTAGAGAATCTTATG TAAATTTATGTTCAAACACAACGGATAAGTTACAAATCTATAGAGATAACTTTGAAGCAGCTTACATAGAAGCAACGGAAGCTTTTTATTGGGTTAAAGCACCTGAACAGTTATCGTTACATGGTGTAGAGAATTACATGCGTTATGCAGATGCTAAATTACAAGAGGAAGAACTTCGCGCTGAAAAATATTTAGAACCAAACAGTGCTAGTGTACAACTTTTAACTGATTGTTGCGTACGTGTATTAGTAGCAACATTTAAGCCAGCTATATTAGCAGAATGTCCAAGGATGATTCAACATCGTCAAACAGATA AACTTAGGTTAATGCTGAAATTAATGGATAGAGTTCCTGAAGGAGTTGGTCCAATGTTAAGGAATTTAGAGGAGCATATAGCAAGTGCAGGCTTGGCTGATATGATGGCAGCTGTGGATGTTATTACTCAAGATTCGGAGAAATACGTTGAAAGATTGTTGGATCTTTTTCGACGGTTCTCAATTCTTGTTAAAGAAGCATTCGACGATGATCCTCGATTTTTAACTGCTCGAGATAAAGCTTACAAACTTGTCGTAAACGATGCGACAGTATTTAGGCTAGAATTACCCGCACGCCAAAGCTCTGGTATCGGTGTAACGGTTTTGAATAATAAACctaacaataacaataatggACAGCCAGAGTCAAAATGTCCAGAACTTCTTGCTAACTACTGTGATATGTTACTTAGGAAAACACCACTGAGTAAGAAACTAACTTCAGATGAAATTGAAAGCAAATTAAAGGATGTA TTGTTAGTGCTGAAATACGTCCAGAACAAGGATGTATTTATGCGCTATCATAAAGCTCATTTAACAAGACGCTTAATATTGGACACATCAGCCGATTCTGAGAAAGAGGAGAATATGGTTGAGTGGCTACGTGAAGTTGGAATGCCTGCTGATTATGTTAATAAACTAGCTCGAATGTTTCAAGATATTAAAGTATCACAGGATCTCAATCAACAATTTAAAGAACAATGTAGAGCTGCCATTGCTGATAGCATAAATATTAAG ATACTAAATGCAGGTGCATGGGCTAGAGGTAGTGAGCGTGTTACTGTAAGTTTACCACTGCAGCTAGAAGATTATATTCCTGAAGTAGAagaattttataaaaaaaagcATAGTGGAAGAAAATTACAGTGGTATCACCACATGTCAAATGGcacg ATAACATTTTCTAACCAAGTGGGACGCTTCGATGTGGATGTAACAACATTTCAAATGGCAGTTTTGTTTGCTTGGAATCAACGACCGTTtgaaaagatatcatatgaAAATTTACGACTAGCTACAGAACTTCCTGATCCTGAATTGAGACGAACCTTATGGTCTTTATGTGCCTTCCCGAAACTCAAACGTCAGCTCCTTCTAGTAGAGCCACATGCGCATAGTCCTAAAGATTTTGCGAATGATACAAGATTTTGGGTGAATCAAGAATTCGCGATCGt aaaAAATGGAAAATTACAAAAACGGGGTAAAATTAATTTGATAGGAAGACTTCAACTATCGACTGAACGAAGTAAAGAAGAAGACAACCAATCCATTGTACAACTTAGAATACTAAGGGTTCAG GAAGCAATAATCAAGATTTTAAAAATGCGTAAAAAAATTAGCAACGCTCAGTTACAAACCGAATTAGTTGATATACTAAAGAATATGTTTTTACCCAGTAAGAAAATGATAAAAGAACAAATTGAATGGCTTATCGAACATAAGTACATACGTCGGCATGACGATGATATCAACACCTTTGTGTACATGGCATAG